From a single Bacillus pumilus genomic region:
- the fni gene encoding type 2 isopentenyl-diphosphate Delta-isomerase: protein MTRAERKKQHIEHALSTGQHAATGLEDVSFVHASLPDLATSQIDTHTTIGGLTFGSPIFINAMTGGGGESTYEINRSLSIAAKETNIPVAVGSQMAALKDKEERRTYEVVRKVNPDGMVFANLGSEATIKQAAEAVDMLEANMLQIHLNVIQEIVMPEGDRDFRGALERIAAIAESVGVPVVVKEVGFGMSKETAKKLFQAGVVAVDVGGFGGTNFSKIENLRRQKALCYFDQWGIPTAASLAEVHTSFPDQTVLASGGIQDALDVTKSIALGASAAGLAGFFLKSLTAGGESGLITDIMELQEDVKMMMTVLGVKTIEELRQAQIVISGETSHWLKERGIDTTYYSLRSEKKKD from the coding sequence TTGACGCGAGCAGAAAGAAAGAAGCAGCATATTGAGCATGCCCTGTCCACTGGACAGCATGCAGCAACAGGTTTAGAAGATGTTTCCTTCGTTCACGCCAGTTTACCAGATCTTGCGACATCACAAATTGATACACATACGACAATTGGCGGACTGACTTTCGGTTCGCCAATTTTTATCAATGCAATGACTGGCGGGGGCGGAGAATCAACCTATGAGATTAACCGTTCTTTATCGATCGCAGCGAAGGAAACCAATATACCAGTAGCAGTTGGATCACAAATGGCTGCACTGAAAGATAAAGAAGAAAGACGAACGTATGAAGTCGTACGAAAAGTCAATCCCGACGGAATGGTGTTTGCGAACTTAGGCAGTGAAGCAACGATTAAGCAAGCTGCAGAAGCGGTCGATATGCTGGAGGCCAATATGCTTCAGATTCATCTAAATGTGATTCAAGAAATTGTCATGCCTGAAGGAGATCGTGATTTCAGGGGAGCACTTGAGCGCATCGCAGCTATCGCTGAATCTGTTGGTGTGCCTGTTGTTGTAAAAGAAGTCGGATTTGGGATGAGCAAGGAAACGGCAAAAAAATTATTTCAGGCTGGAGTTGTAGCCGTTGATGTAGGAGGATTTGGTGGTACGAACTTTTCTAAGATCGAAAATCTTCGCCGCCAAAAAGCACTTTGTTATTTTGATCAATGGGGTATTCCAACCGCAGCAAGTCTTGCCGAAGTACATACAAGCTTTCCAGACCAAACGGTTTTAGCCTCTGGTGGTATTCAAGATGCCCTTGACGTAACTAAATCAATTGCTCTTGGGGCATCCGCTGCCGGTCTAGCTGGCTTTTTCTTAAAATCACTGACTGCCGGAGGGGAAAGCGGCCTCATCACTGATATCATGGAACTTCAAGAAGATGTGAAGATGATGATGACAGTGCTTGGCGTGAAGACCATTGAAGAACTGAGACAAGCTCAAATTGTCATTTCAGGAGAAACAAGTCATTGGCTCAAAGAAAGAGGCATCGATACAACATACTATAGTTTAAGATCAGAGAAGAAAAAGGACTAA
- a CDS encoding YpzI family protein, whose amino-acid sequence MGKDRQEKRLKASKRVESDRDQSIHHKGATALEGPDSARKRNQ is encoded by the coding sequence GTGGGAAAAGATAGACAGGAAAAACGTTTAAAGGCATCAAAAAGAGTGGAATCTGACCGTGATCAATCCATTCATCATAAAGGGGCAACAGCATTAGAAGGTCCAGATAGCGCACGAAAAAGAAACCAATAA